CAGGTTGCACCTTCTCCATCACGAGCGATCGCTTTGGCTAAATGCTGGCAAACTGCTGTTAACATCGCCTCTAATTTCTCTGCTTCTGCACCCCATTCTATAATTGCTGGGGTGCGAGATTGACCGTTTGCCAAGGCAATTAAGCTGTCGTTGGTGCTGGTATCACCATCCACAGTGATGGAATTAAAGCTTCTATCAGCTGCCCTTGCTAACATCTGTTGCCAAAGGTGAGGCGAAACCACAGCATCACAAGTAACAAATGCCAGCATGGTTGCCATGTTGGGGTGAATCATACCGGAACCTTTGGCAATACCACCAATTCGTACTGGGCGATCACTTATAGTTGTCTCTAGGGCAATGGATTTTGTTACCAAGTCTGTAGTGATAATCGCTCCGGCGGCGGCATCTGAGCCTGTTTCTGATAGTGCTGCTACTACTTTGGGAATCCCGCTTCGCAAAGCATCCATCTTAATTCTTTGACCAATCACACCAGTGGAAGCCAATAATATAGATTCAGATGGAATGTTTAATGCTTGACCTACTGCCAGAGCAGATTCTAAGGTATCAAGGTAGCCTTGAGTCCCTGTAGCGGCGTTTGCTTGTCCGGCGTTGCAGAGGATGGCACGAGCGCTCTGTTTGGCTTGCAAGCGTTGGCGACAATATTCTACGCAGGCAGCTTTCACTTGGCTGGTGGTGAACACACCCGCTGCGATCGCTTCTACTTCTGAGAATATCAAAGCTAAATCTGGCAACCCCGAAGGTTTCAATCCTGCGGTAATTCCCGCAGCCTGATACCCCCTTGGTGCTGTGATACCACCTGTTATTTCTTGCCAATCTGCCATTCTTCTTCCTTACAACTATCAGGTTGGATAGGTCAATTTGTGCTTTACAAAAGTGCTGAGTTAGGAGAGACGCGATTAATCGCGTCTGTACAGGAGTTAGGAGTTATTAGTTTTTCCTTACTTCCCCAGTCCCTTTTATTTGCTGATGGCAATAATAATGCACCAGTTAGCGATTGGCATAATTGTTTTTACCTTTCTTATGACGAAAAACCAAAACAAAAAAGGAGAGCCACTTGGGTCACTCTCTATATCGTTAGGATACATCTACTTACTAATCTCTCTGATTTACTTTTTAAGGGTTAATACTTATTTATTGAGATTATTTCTAAAAATTTTTG
This portion of the Nostoc sp. GT001 genome encodes:
- the argJ gene encoding bifunctional ornithine acetyltransferase/N-acetylglutamate synthase, translating into MADWQEITGGITAPRGYQAAGITAGLKPSGLPDLALIFSEVEAIAAGVFTTSQVKAACVEYCRQRLQAKQSARAILCNAGQANAATGTQGYLDTLESALAVGQALNIPSESILLASTGVIGQRIKMDALRSGIPKVVAALSETGSDAAAGAIITTDLVTKSIALETTISDRPVRIGGIAKGSGMIHPNMATMLAFVTCDAVVSPHLWQQMLARAADRSFNSITVDGDTSTNDSLIALANGQSRTPAIIEWGAEAEKLEAMLTAVCQHLAKAIARDGEGATCLIEVEVTGAHDELSARQIAKTIVGSSLVKSAIFGRDPNWGRIAAAAGRAGVAFEQENLQIKLGDFLMLENGQPLQFDRAAASAYLKKASVGAYLQQDTVLISVNVGNGYGVGKAWGCDLSYDYVKINAEYTT